GGAGCCTTTCCGGGTTGCCGCGCCGCAGCGCGCCACTTCGCATCCGCCGGTCCTGCCCTACCTCGATGTGGGACGGCACTCGCAGGCCGGCAGTTGGAACATCGACCTTGTCGCGTGCCTCTCGACCCGGCAGATGCGCGAACGAAACCAGGCTGCCGCCGTAGTGACGCAAACCGGACTGCGCCATCTGTGTTGGACGCCGGCCCAGATGGTGGCCCACCACACCAGCAACGGTTGCAACCTCGAGACGGGCGACCTGCTCGGAACCGGAACGATCTCCGGTCCACACGACGATAGCCGCGCCTGCATGACCGAGCTCACCAGCGCCGGCCGCGCGCCGCTCGCGCTTTCTGGCGGGGAATCGCGCGGCTGGCTCGCCGATGGTGATGAGGTCGTCCTGCGCGCCCGGGCCTCCGCACCCGGGCATGTGCCGATCGGCTTCGGCGAATGCCGGGGCCTGATCCTGCCCTCCCTCACCTACTGATTCAACAACCACCGGAACCAGCAAACCATGAACAAACCCTTCGCATCCAGTGCCGACCTCAACGAGCAACGTCCTCAGGTGGTCGAACTCGCGCCCGACGTGTACGGCTACATCAGCGCGTCCGATCCCAACTGTGGATTCGTGGTGGGGCGCGACTGCGTGCTCGCAGTGGACACCACGGCCACCCCAGCCAGCGCCCGGCGCTGGCTCGAGGAGGTCCGCAAGATCACCGACAAGCCGGTTCGCTACGTGTTTCTCACCCACTACCACGCGGTGCGGGTCATGGGCGTATCAGCATTCGAGGGCGCCACCATCATCGCCAGCCGCGGCACCGGCTCGCTGATCGAGGAGCGCGGTTTGGCCGACTACGAGTCCGAGCGTGTCCGCATGCCACGGCTGTTCGCGGACGCCGACGTCATCGAGGGACTTTCCACGCCGCACATCACCTTCCAGGACGAGCTCACCCTGGACCTGGGCAACCAAAAGGTCGTCCTGAAGCACCTGGGCCGTGGGCACTCGGCCGGAGACGCGGTCTGCTGGATTCCGGGGGCGGACGTCATGTTCGGTGGAGACCTGATCGAGAACCGCTGCGGCATCTATTGCGGCGACGCCTACCTGGCGGACTGGCTGGAGACGCTGGAGCGGCTGCGGGAGTGTGCGCCGCGGGTACTCGTACCCGGCCGGGGCAACCCCATGCGAACGCCCAAGGAGATTTCCGATGCGATCGACACGCACAAGGACTTTCTGGTCACGCTGCTCGCGACCGTGCGGTACGGCTTGTCGCAGGGCCTGGACCTGAAGGGCTGCTACGACTTGGCCGATCGCCAGCTCACGGCCCGCTTCGGCGACTGGCCCGTGTACCGGCACGTGCTGCCGTTCGACGTGGCGCGGGCCTTCGATGAGCTGCGCGGGCTGCGGCATCCACAGATCTGGACGACCGAGAAAGACCGGCAGCTCTGGGCTGCGCTCGTCTGATGCCACAACCGGATGTGCGCCACACCATGAGTTCCGCTGAACAGCCCTACGCTGCTTCGCCGTACACGAATGGCTACGAGTTCAGCCAGGGCAGGGGCTACGCTCTTCCCGAATATCCGTTCGTTCCGCCGCCAGCGCTTGTCGAAGGCACGGTCGGGCGCTGCCAGGTGGCCATCGTCGGCGGCGGGCTTTCCGGGCTGACGCTGGCCTGCGCCCTCGCGCGACAAGGCGTCGAGGCGGTGCTGCTGGACGAGGACAACACCGTGGGGGTCAAGGGCGCCTCCTCGCGCGGCATCTGCTACACGCAGAAGTCGCTGGAGATCTTCCAGCGACTGGGCATCTTCGAGCGGATTGCTGCCAAGGGAATCCAATGGCGCGTCGGTCGGACCTACCTCGACGACGACGAGATCTACGCGTTCGACCTGCAGCGGCAGCCGGGCTTCGAACTGTCCGAGCAGCCGCCCTTCATCAATATCCAGCAGTTCTACGTGGAGGGCTACCTGGTCGAAAGAATCATGGAGCTCGGCCACGTCGAGCTGCGCTGGAGCAGCCGAGTGACAGGCTTCCGGATGGACGAGGATGGTGCACGCCTGGAGGTGCAGACGCCCGCCGGGCAGTACGTCCTGCAGGCGGACTACGTTGTCGACGCCACGGGCTCGCGCAGCCCCTTCCGCGCCTGGGCCGGCGCGCAGATGTCGGGCCAGCGCAGCGATGATCGCTGGTGCATTGCCGACGTCCGCTTTGCCGACCAGCCGCCGCTGGAGCGCCACACGTGGGTCGAGGCGCCATTCAACGAGGGCCGCGCGGTCTGGCAGCACCTGATGGGCGACGGCGTCTGGCGTATCGACTACCAGATGGCACCCGACGCCGATCCCCGCGAGATCAGCCGGGAGGATATCGTGCGAGAGCGCCTGGCACAGCAGTTCGGGGCGGACTGCGAAGTCGAGGTCCTCTGGGTGGGGCCCTGGATGTACCGCAGCGAATGCATCGACCGCATGCGCTACCACAGGCTCTTCTTCATGGGTGACGCGGCCAAGGTGGTCAGTCCGTTCGGCGCGCGCGGCGGCAATACCGGCGTGGCTGATGCCGACAACCTCGCCTGGAAGCTGGCGGCGGTGACGCGCGGCGCGGCGCCCCCAGAGCTTCTGGAGACCTACCACGACGAGCGCCATGAAGCCGCTCTGGTCAACATCGCGGTGACGGACCGCACCGCACGCTTCATGCGCGCGCGCACCGCGACTGAGCGGCTCTTCCGCAGTGCCGTGCTGTCGCTGGCACGCCAGCACCCCTTCGCGCGTTCGTTCGTCAATACCGGGCGCATGGCGGTGGCCAACCGCTACACGCGTTCACCCGTCTGCGGCCTGCACGGCGGGACATCGGTGCAAAACGTGAGGTTCACCCGCCCGAACGGGACCCAGGCGCTGCTCAACGACCTGCTCGAATCCGGTGGCCCCCACGTCCTGGTACTGCTGCTGTTCGGGCGACCGGGGCAAGCGGACGATTCGCTTCAGCGCGAGCGCCTTGCGGGTCTGCCCGTGCGTTGCATCGCCGTGCAGGAAGGCCAGGCCTCAGCTGGCGGCATCGACCACATCGTGGACGCGGAAGGCCGGCTGCGACGCGCCTGCATGCTGCCCGCGACCTCGGGCTGGGCCTTGCTGCGACCCGACGCGTACCTGGCCGCGGCAGGCTCCCTGGAGCACGATGACCCGGTGGCGGCGGTGCGCACGGCACTGGGCCTTGCTGCCAAAGGAATCCAATGAAGACCGCACTCGCTCTCGAAGATCCGGACGGCATCTACGAACAACTCCTGGACGCGCATGCCGGCCTGAGCGATGAACAGTCCTCGGCTTTCAATGCGCTGCTGATCCTCCTGCTGGTGAACCAAGTGGGTGATCAAACAGCTTCCGGCTGCATCCAAGCGGCACGGCTGGAGCTGGAGTCGCGCACCCCACGCTCGCATTCCTACCTCACTCCCACGGAGACATCATGAAGCCGATGCAATTTCTTCTCGCTGCCTGCGTAGCACTGGCGGCTTGGACGGCCCAGGCCCAGTCTTTCCCGGCCCAGCCCATCAAATGGATCGTGCCGTTCGCGGCCGGCGGCGGCACCGACAACATCGCGCGCACGCTTGCCGAAGTCATTCAGCAGGGGCTCGGCGCGCCCGTCGTGATCGACAACCGTCCGGGCGCGGCCACCAATGTCGGCGTCGCCGCGCTCCTGCACGGCAAGGCCGACGGCTACACGGTCATGCAAGCGGAGAACGGCGCCCTGCTGTTCAACGAATTCCTGTTCGCCAAGCTCCCATATAACCCCACTAAGGACTTTACATACATCGGCGGCATCGGGCGCCTGCCGGTGGCTCTCGCCGTGCATCCTTCGCTGCCGGTCCGCACGCTGGCGGATTTCGTGGCCTATGCCAAGGAGAACAGCGGCAAGGCGCACTACGCCTCAGCCGGCGTCGGAACGCCGCACCACATGGCCATGGAGCTGTTCAAGCAGCAGGCCGGCCTCGACCTGGTCCATATTCCCTACAAGGGGGCAGCGCCGGCGCTGCAGGACCTGGTGGGCGGACAGGTGAAAGTCATGATGGTGGACTTGGCTTCGTCACTCCAGTACATCCGCGCCGGCAAGATCCATGTGGTGGCGATCGCTGCGAACCGGCGTGCCCAGGCCCTTCCGGACGTGCCGACCTTCAGGGAAGGCGGCTATAAGGACGTCGATGCCTACGCATTCCAGGGCCTGATCGGCCCGGCCGGCATGCCCGCCGACGTGGTCGCCAAGCTCAACGCCGAACTGAACAAGGCCCTCGCGCATCCGAAGGTGGTCGCCCTCTTCAGCAACTTCGGTTTCGAAGCCATGACCGGCACTCCGGAAGAATTCCGCACCGCGGCACGCGATGAGCGCATGCGCTGGGGCCGGGTCATCAAGACGGCGGGCGTGCAGCTCGAATGAAGCGGGGTGACCTGACGACCCACCGACAGGCCAGCCGGTGATCAAGAGCAAGAGCACCGGATTGAGCGTCCTCCCAATGCGACTGCGCGCCTGACGCCTTGGCCGGCATAGAACGGTGAACCTGCATCAGGACCACTCCCGCCGGGATGCCACCCAACGATCCTGCGACGCCTGAAGGTGTGAACGCATGGCGGTCTGCGCTGCAAGCACGTCCCGGCTTTCCAGGGCTCGCAAGATGCCTTCATGTTCGCGCAGCGCCTCCATCCAGGTTTCGCTGCTTTCCGAGCGCACCCTGAGCCGGGAGGAGATGGGACTGTGGCGTCCATCGAACAATTCCCCGACCAGGCGCTCCATGACCGAGTTGCCTGTCATTGCGGCGATGGCCAGGTGAAACGCGCGGTCTTCTTTCAAGGGCGGACGATTTTCTTCGATCGCGGCACGCATCTCCGCCAACGCCTTCGATACGGCCGCGATCCCTTCAGGCGACGCCAGGCCGCATGCCAACGCGACCACCGAACCTTCGAACGCCGAACGGGTCTGCATCAGCTCGATCGGACTCTCGCCCAACGATGCAGTCGATTGCGATGCGCGCTCCGGCGGGGCGCAGACATAAACGCCGACGCCCATGCGGACTTCAACGCTGCCATCCAGTTCCAGTGCGATCAATGCCTCGCGAACGGAAGGACGCGATACGCCCAGCTGTTGCGCGAGGTCGCGCTCCGGGGGCAACCGGGAGCCCTCCGAAAAACCGCCCTCCTTGATGAGGGCTCGAATCTGGTCGGCGATCTGCTGGTAAAGCCGCCGGTTATCGACGGGTTTGAGCTGATTGATCACGTTTGCCCTTCATTCCAAAAAAGAGGCTCGGCGGCCTTACCACATGCGTGCGTGGCGAGTGACCTTACCACCGATTGACCCGCAGTGTACCCCGCAAAGCGCGCTTGAAAACAGGGGGAGCTATGCCCCGCCAGAAGGGAACGTGTCCTCGGCCAGTTGGCAACCAAGGGTATATACGGTAAGGCCACGACCGCCAATTGGGTAAAGTGGCCTTACCAAGATGTGTCGATTTTTTGAGCATACGAAACGACAGGAAAGCGATTTGGCCAGACCACGCTGCCTCGGCAGGCTCAGCCCTTCAAGGCGCACATCCCCACAGAACCAGGACAGGAGCCATGAAATACGACTTTGACATCAGCGCCCCGCTGGCCTATTGGCCGGATCTGTTGCACGCCGCCGGAACAACCTTGGGCTTGTCGCTGGCCGCGACGGTGTTCGGCTTCTTGCTCGGTGTGTTCTGCGCCGTCGCCGGCAAGAGCCGCGTCGCCTGGCTTGCACGATTGACCACGATCTACGTGGAGACGATCCGCAACACGCCATTGCTGGTACAGATATTCATCGTGTACTTCGGGCTTGCCACCATCGGCCTGAAAGTCGATGCGTTCACCGCTGCCACGGCGGCGCTGGTGATCAACGTCGGTGCGTACACCTCGGAGATCGTCCGTGCGGGCATCGAGTCGATTCCCAAGGGCCAACTGGAGGCGGCTGAGTGCCTGGGCCTCACGCGGCGTCAGCTTCTGACCCACGTGGTGCTACCGCCGGCCATCGAGCGGGTCTACCCGGCGCTCACCAGCCAGTATGTGCTGCTCATGCTGGCCTCGTCGATCACCTCGCAAATCTCTGCCGAGGAACTGACGGCGGTCGCCAACCGGATCCAGTCCGAAACCTTCCGCTCGGTGGAAACCTACCTGATCGTGGCTGCCGCCTACCTGGTGCTCTCGCTGGTGATGCGACTGGTCTTCTGGTGCGCGAGCTACGTCGCCTTCCCTCGCCGCCGACGCCTAGGCACGACCGTCTGAGGAAGAAATGCCATGACCGCCTTGTCTCTTCCCCAGCTCCAGTTCCTTTTGAGCGGCTTCGGGTGGACGATCGTCCTGACCCTGCTTGCATTCTCCGGTGGCGGAATCCTGGGCTTCGTGGTCGCGATCGCTCGCGTCTACGGGCCGAACTTCACCCGCCAGATCGTGATGCTCTACATCAAGCTGATCCAGGGCACGCCTCTACTGGTCTTGCTGTCTCTCGCCTACTTCGGCCTGCCGACGCTGGGCTTCAACATCAAGCCGCTCACCGCTGCCGCACTCGGCCTGAGCATCTATGTGTCGGCCTACCTGGGGGAGATCTGGCGCGGCTGCATCGAGTCCGTGCCGCGCACGCAGGCCGAAGCCGCAGAGTGCCTGGCGCTCAACTGGGGGCAGCGACTGATCCACGTGATCCTTCCCCAGGCCATGAAGATCGCCACGCCGCCGACCGTCGGATTCATGGTGCAAATCGTCAAGAACACCTCTTTGGCCTCCGCCATCGGATTCGTCGAACTCGCACGTGCCGGCCAGGTGATCAACAACGCCACCTTCCAGCCCTTCGTCATCTTCGTGCTCGTCGCAGCGCTGTACTTCGCCCTGTGCTACCCGCTGTCGGTGCTGAGTCGGCGCCTCGAAAGGAAATTCAATGTCGCCCATCGTTAATGTCCAGTCGATCTCGAAGAGCTACGGAGCCACCCGTGTGCTCAACGATGTGTCCTTCACTGTCGACAAGGGCTCGGTCGTTGCGATCATCGGGCGCAGCGG
This genomic window from Variovorax sp. V93 contains:
- a CDS encoding MBL fold metallo-hydrolase yields the protein MNKPFASSADLNEQRPQVVELAPDVYGYISASDPNCGFVVGRDCVLAVDTTATPASARRWLEEVRKITDKPVRYVFLTHYHAVRVMGVSAFEGATIIASRGTGSLIEERGLADYESERVRMPRLFADADVIEGLSTPHITFQDELTLDLGNQKVVLKHLGRGHSAGDAVCWIPGADVMFGGDLIENRCGIYCGDAYLADWLETLERLRECAPRVLVPGRGNPMRTPKEISDAIDTHKDFLVTLLATVRYGLSQGLDLKGCYDLADRQLTARFGDWPVYRHVLPFDVARAFDELRGLRHPQIWTTEKDRQLWAALV
- a CDS encoding FAD-dependent oxidoreductase, yielding MSSAEQPYAASPYTNGYEFSQGRGYALPEYPFVPPPALVEGTVGRCQVAIVGGGLSGLTLACALARQGVEAVLLDEDNTVGVKGASSRGICYTQKSLEIFQRLGIFERIAAKGIQWRVGRTYLDDDEIYAFDLQRQPGFELSEQPPFINIQQFYVEGYLVERIMELGHVELRWSSRVTGFRMDEDGARLEVQTPAGQYVLQADYVVDATGSRSPFRAWAGAQMSGQRSDDRWCIADVRFADQPPLERHTWVEAPFNEGRAVWQHLMGDGVWRIDYQMAPDADPREISREDIVRERLAQQFGADCEVEVLWVGPWMYRSECIDRMRYHRLFFMGDAAKVVSPFGARGGNTGVADADNLAWKLAAVTRGAAPPELLETYHDERHEAALVNIAVTDRTARFMRARTATERLFRSAVLSLARQHPFARSFVNTGRMAVANRYTRSPVCGLHGGTSVQNVRFTRPNGTQALLNDLLESGGPHVLVLLLFGRPGQADDSLQRERLAGLPVRCIAVQEGQASAGGIDHIVDAEGRLRRACMLPATSGWALLRPDAYLAAAGSLEHDDPVAAVRTALGLAAKGIQ
- a CDS encoding DUF2783 domain-containing protein, with translation MKTALALEDPDGIYEQLLDAHAGLSDEQSSAFNALLILLLVNQVGDQTASGCIQAARLELESRTPRSHSYLTPTETS
- a CDS encoding Bug family tripartite tricarboxylate transporter substrate binding protein yields the protein MKPMQFLLAACVALAAWTAQAQSFPAQPIKWIVPFAAGGGTDNIARTLAEVIQQGLGAPVVIDNRPGAATNVGVAALLHGKADGYTVMQAENGALLFNEFLFAKLPYNPTKDFTYIGGIGRLPVALAVHPSLPVRTLADFVAYAKENSGKAHYASAGVGTPHHMAMELFKQQAGLDLVHIPYKGAAPALQDLVGGQVKVMMVDLASSLQYIRAGKIHVVAIAANRRAQALPDVPTFREGGYKDVDAYAFQGLIGPAGMPADVVAKLNAELNKALAHPKVVALFSNFGFEAMTGTPEEFRTAARDERMRWGRVIKTAGVQLE
- a CDS encoding FadR/GntR family transcriptional regulator, translated to MINQLKPVDNRRLYQQIADQIRALIKEGGFSEGSRLPPERDLAQQLGVSRPSVREALIALELDGSVEVRMGVGVYVCAPPERASQSTASLGESPIELMQTRSAFEGSVVALACGLASPEGIAAVSKALAEMRAAIEENRPPLKEDRAFHLAIAAMTGNSVMERLVGELFDGRHSPISSRLRVRSESSETWMEALREHEGILRALESRDVLAAQTAMRSHLQASQDRWVASRREWS
- a CDS encoding amino acid ABC transporter permease — its product is MKYDFDISAPLAYWPDLLHAAGTTLGLSLAATVFGFLLGVFCAVAGKSRVAWLARLTTIYVETIRNTPLLVQIFIVYFGLATIGLKVDAFTAATAALVINVGAYTSEIVRAGIESIPKGQLEAAECLGLTRRQLLTHVVLPPAIERVYPALTSQYVLLMLASSITSQISAEELTAVANRIQSETFRSVETYLIVAAAYLVLSLVMRLVFWCASYVAFPRRRRLGTTV
- a CDS encoding amino acid ABC transporter permease, producing MTALSLPQLQFLLSGFGWTIVLTLLAFSGGGILGFVVAIARVYGPNFTRQIVMLYIKLIQGTPLLVLLSLAYFGLPTLGFNIKPLTAAALGLSIYVSAYLGEIWRGCIESVPRTQAEAAECLALNWGQRLIHVILPQAMKIATPPTVGFMVQIVKNTSLASAIGFVELARAGQVINNATFQPFVIFVLVAALYFALCYPLSVLSRRLERKFNVAHR